GATCTGCAGTTAGAGCGATTTGTAAAAGAAGTGCTTCCCACTTTATCTGCAGCCGATTTGATTCTTTTTCAGGACCTTTTGTTGCTGTCTGATAATGATCTGCTTGATTACTTAAATTGTAAAACAGAATGTCCAGACGAGCGGCTAAGACCGATACTGGAACAAGTACGAAGCGCACAAATCACACGACGACCACTCACTGGAGCTATTTGATATGGAAAACAAAGTCACACTGACTTACAACAATGGCAAAGACACGCTTGAGTTTCCAGTTTTACCAAGCACACTTGGGCCTGATGTAGTCGATATCCGCTCGTTCTCCAAGACCGGTATGTTTACTTTCGATCCTGGGTTTTTAGCGACATCAAGCTGTGAATCTAAAATCACCTTTATCGATGGCGACTTGGGCCAGCTTTACTATCGTGGCTATCCTATTGAGCAGCTCGCAGAACAAAGTGATTACCTAGAAGTTTGCTATCTGCTGATTAATGGTGAATTGCCAACCGCAGAACAAAGTGCAGTTTTTAATAAAACGGTGATGAGCCACACCATGGTTCATGAGCAGCTCACCCGTTTCTTTAACGGTTTCCGCCGTGATGCGCATCCTATGGCGATGATGGTGGGTGTGGTTGGGGCATTATCTGCTTTCTACCAAGATAGCTTGGACATTAATAATGAAGAGCACCGCAAAGTAGCGATGTTCCGCCTGATCTCAAAGATCCCGACCATTGCTGCAATGTGCTACCGCTATAACCAAGGTCTGCCGTTTGTTTATCCACGTAATGACCTAAGCTATACCGCAAACTTTATGCACATGATGTTCTCGACACCGTGCGAGCAATATGTGCCTAACCCCGTGCTGGTTCGCGCACTGGATGTGATTTTCACTCTGCACGCAGACCACGAGCAAAACGCGTCAACTTCAACTGTGCGCCTAGCAGGATCTTCTGGTGCGAACCCGTTTGCATGTATCGCTGCCGGTATTGCCTGCCTATGGGGCCCATCACACGGCGGTGCTAACGAAGCCGTTTTGCTGATGTTGGATGAAATTGGTGATATTGAGAACGTGCCCGCCTTTATGGAAGGTGTAAAGGCTAAGACGCACAAATTGATGGGCTTTGGTCATCGCGTTTACAAAAATATGGATCCACGTGCCAGCGTGATGCGTCGTATTTGCTACGAAGTATTACAAGAACTCGGATTACAAGACGATCCTAAGTTCAAGCTTGCCATGGCTCTGG
This genomic interval from Iodobacter fluviatilis contains the following:
- the gltA gene encoding citrate synthase, giving the protein MENKVTLTYNNGKDTLEFPVLPSTLGPDVVDIRSFSKTGMFTFDPGFLATSSCESKITFIDGDLGQLYYRGYPIEQLAEQSDYLEVCYLLINGELPTAEQSAVFNKTVMSHTMVHEQLTRFFNGFRRDAHPMAMMVGVVGALSAFYQDSLDINNEEHRKVAMFRLISKIPTIAAMCYRYNQGLPFVYPRNDLSYTANFMHMMFSTPCEQYVPNPVLVRALDVIFTLHADHEQNASTSTVRLAGSSGANPFACIAAGIACLWGPSHGGANEAVLLMLDEIGDIENVPAFMEGVKAKTHKLMGFGHRVYKNMDPRASVMRRICYEVLQELGLQDDPKFKLAMALEKIALEDKYFIERKLYPNVDFYSGIVQSALGIPVPMFTVIFALARTVGWISHWNEMIADPGMKIGRPRQQYTGATKRDYVPADKRG
- a CDS encoding FAD assembly factor SdhE → MDEIELKRIVWRSRRGLLEVDLQLERFVKEVLPTLSAADLILFQDLLLLSDNDLLDYLNCKTECPDERLRPILEQVRSAQITRRPLTGAI